In the genome of Harmonia axyridis chromosome 4, icHarAxyr1.1, whole genome shotgun sequence, the window TTTATGGataaaaatacagaaaaatcaaatttcttcCTTCCCGGTTCCTCAAGAatccaaaaaattcaatattctgGAGCTAATCATTCCTTAGCGAATTCTAAATTTTCTGAAGAAGATAGCTTCATTGTAAATAGGCAATCTCTAGTAAAGAACAGGAATACTATAAACCCAAATAATACTTCAGAAGATGGAACTGATTGGAGTTGTAGgggaaataaatttattgaaagtTCCCAGAACTTATGTGTTCCATCGAGAGAATTATATTTATCTTGTACATCAAGTAAGCACATTTCTCCACGAAAAAATATCGACTtttctcaattaaaaaaaaataatgctgAAAATGTGTCCCCATATTCAAAGTCAACAGTCAGGCGTAACAGAAAAAGAAGTGGAAATAAGGATAATCAGCAAATTTCTATTGACAAACATTTTCTTTTATCAAAGGATATTGCAAAGAAACAATTATTGACTgaaaattcaatgcaaaattctAAATTTCATTCTAAACCATTaaatgaatcagaaaaaaatattaatgtttCTGAAACAGAAAACAATTACGATGAGATGGGGAAAAATGAATCTGATTGCaagttcaatatgaatattgcTCTGGAATTAAGCTCAAAGGTTCTAAATGTGGATTCGAGAAGATCTAAATCCCATAAAAAGATTACAGACTATTTTCCCCTTAAGAAATCTATTTATCAAAAATCATCAACCACAGGAATGAGATCAAAATGGATTTCAATTGATTTGTTCGAACAAAAAGCAGTGTGTGATGAAACACTTGAAAAATCAAGTGATGAAactaaaaacgaaaatgatgaGAAATGTCTAAAATCCACTGAATTTCTTCAGACTTATTCAAAATCTGATTCAATTTTCAGAGGGTTCAAAAATAATTGCATGGAGATATCTGTTCCAGCTActgaattgtttattaaacGTAATGTTTTGTGTGATAGGTCAGAAgacagaaaaatatcaatgaaaaagaGTTGCCTCAGTTCCATGGAACAATATTCCTctaccaaaaaaattcacaagaatttgaacaaaaaaaaatttcttacagACAATGAAGGAATAAGGCAAATTACTTCATATGATAATTTTCCtaagaaatacaaaaaaatatcgatcaaaaaaattaagtatgaTGGCTATAGCAAACAAATTAATAACACAATTGATGATCGAGATATTGAACCTTTGCAATGGGATTATAACAAAAGTGATGAGAATAAAAAAATCAGCAGTCGATCATTAATATCTAATCATAAAGGAGAACAgattttcgaagaaaatatttctgaatatcGTTTCCCCTCAAGCCTGGAGGTCCCTGAGATATTAAAGGATAATCAAATGGAATCAAGCTCGTCTAATATAATGAATGATTCGAACCAGTTGAATTTTATACATGATGAATATGATTTCTCTTCATTGCCTCAAAATGTGAATGCTAATGGGGAAATCAACCAAACAGAAATTAACTGTAATATTCCTAAAGCTGATtcgtttcaagaaaaaattccgAGAATTTCAACTCCTAAAATTATCAGTTCAAAGACAGATGAAGAGGGTAAAATTAAGAACTATATCAATTACGAATCCCCCAATGAACATTCTTTATTGGTTACTATCCATgacaatttgaaaagaaaatgttCATCTTCACCAGAACCTCGACCAGAACATAAATTAGAAAACCAAAAAATAGTCTGTGCAATCCACACAAATGAAATTACACAAAAATCAGATGCTGGCAACTTCTGTGTGAATATAAAGAGTGCTAGGCAGGATAATGAtagaattgataaatttcaggtgaaaatgaaaagcaatagTCAAACCTCTGAAATTAATTCACCATTCAACATAGCTGAGAATAATATATGTGAAAATGATAACTTCTATGGAAatgtggaaaaaaaatatatttcaataaatacaCAGAGTTCTAAGATAGACATAAATGGTACTTATGGATATAATAaagaaacaattcaaaaaaataaccaGATGTCCAGATGCAAAGCAGTACTACCATTCACCACATATGAATATGATAGTCTCGAAGGTGTATCAAGTTCTATTGTTAGAGATCCAGAATGTAGGCAGTATTTGAAAGATttaattgagaaaaataatacCTCTGGAAAGCAGTTATGTGAGAAACCACTGCATACATCTGGAAATATTATAGATGATATTTGGTCTTCTGACAAAAATGTAGcgcattttgaagaaaaaaattttctgcattACTGGGAAAATATTTTATCACAGAATCAAGAAGATTATTCTCAAAACTTAATATACTATAACAATGAGTTGGGGTCACAAAGAGATAttctagaaaaagaaaaaatttcacaagAAGGTTCTGAAATCTTTCAGTATTTATTGAGTCAAAATTGTGTTGAATCAGATTCACTTATGAATAATGCACTCAAGAACATGAATACAATGAGTCAGAAGATTACGCAGAAGAGGTGTTCAACTTTTGAGAGTAACAGCAATTCTAACAAATTGTTGGAAATAGCTTTAAATATCTATAGAGAACAAATGGAAAAGTCTATTTTATTTAGATCACAGTCAACACCGACTGTGAAATCCTCAGAATTCAAAGTTATAAAAGAAAACGAGAACCATATATATCTTTATAAGATAATTAGAAATCATAATGCTGGAATTTCTGAGAATATTGATGAAGTTTTCGAAAACGAATCATCCACATTGTGTAATGATTATATTTCCATAAGATCTGAAGccgatgaaaaaatattatttggttTGAAAGCGATATGTgaaaataaatcatatcttTATGCAAAGATGGATGATGGTCCTCTCAGTTTAGTGAGAACTAGGCTTAATGttattaatgaaataaataatattttcgaaCATATTCTCAATGATTTGGATGCACAGAAGTCACCATATTTGGAGATTCCCCGACAAACATTTGATGACTGCATGTTCATGAATGGCAGGTAATTAATTCATGTATGTataattacagaaaataatttggGTAGTGTGAACATTCACATAAATATACAAGGTACTTCTAATTAACTTAAGCTAGTAGTATCTGATCACACAGACGCCTAGGAGAGTcctatttgaaaatattataaacgAAATTTAGTAtcatttgaaatcaatatctctgtgttgtattgaaataatttacaattttttatattcagagCTCATATCTTGATATATTAATTATCTCACCATCTCTCCAGGtttcattataatattataatttgaCGGATAGTCTGAAATAAGTGTACAATACAATTTTTCTCCTCAGATTGGAACTTAAATCGAAAGAAAATCTCAAAATGATAAGGGTAAAGTACAAAAGCACTGCTagtcaattcaaattttgtttaaTGATGTATATATTGGCAAAAGTGCTCCAGGTTCTAGAGGCAAACTCAAAAATAACACGAAGAGAACTTTATTACCAAATAAAGCATTTGGTATCAAACCAAGGCTATATTAATCGAGCTGTAAGAGCAGTTAGTTGTATGCTATTTGTAGGACCATGGGATTTGAATATTATAGCACACAAAGGAATGGTTtttggaaatttgaaaattattatgtcTTCAAATGAAATTGTGGACTGTAATTTACCTGGTAATTTTCATATGAGTTGTTTATATGCAACAGCAATGCAATATTTAATGTTTACAGGTACTTTAATACCACAAGATACAGATGAAATTGTTGAGTTCAGGTCTCCAGCTTCCTTCGTTCTAGTGGTAGAGAAGGAATCCATATTTTACAAGTTACTGGAAGAAAATCTTCCCAATAAACTCATCAGGTCTTTTATTATGATAACAGTAAGTTTTCAAGGAAAATATCTGAAGAGTtggaattcaaaattgaaataaaaatcaaatgaGAAATTTAGTatatattgaataaacaatGTTGAGAAAGTCCAAGCCCAAACAAACACTTAATTTTCATCTCATATTTTCGCATTCTATGAATTccatatcaatatttttcatatagtcTAATCAAACTCCtctcaaaaaattatattttataaataatatttgattAGATATATTCTTTCCAGGGAAAAGGCTTTCCAGATCTAAACACTCAACTTTTTTTGAGGAAACTATGGATGGTAATGTCCATTCCAATATTGATTTTCACAGATGCTGATCCTCATGGTGTAAATATTATGATGACATATAGATTTGGTTCTTTGGTAGgtaaatattttttcctcaatatttTTAGACATAcacaataaaaatatacatgAAAAAGTTCATCTCTTTTCAGGCTAATGCTCATTTATCTCATCATCTTGCTATTCCGAAGGCTCAATGGCTTGGTGTATTTCCATCTGAGGTTGCGAAATTAAATGCAGAAAAACAAACTTTAACAGAAACTGAGAAGAGTGTAAttcgaaatttattgaaaagtcCTTATATGAAGTTAAATAGTAAGATTGAAGAGGAATTAAAAATCATGCTTCAATCTGGTTACAAAGCAGGAATAGaaggaataattaaaaataatacatttctgagtgaattttattttccattgaaattttatAACAAAGATTTAATATAACTAGAGATATAAACACATTGGAAACTCAGATGTTAGACTACTATAGTTTTCAAGAACATTTGTGGtgataaattttgaataataaatatatttaaattcatAACAAAACTTTCATTTCAAGTGGAAGTTACCATAAATGCAAATTACCACTTGCAAACAattataacaataatttttctataattcaaCAGTAGTTAATATTCCACTATGAGAATTCATCAGTTCCATCAACTTGGTAGGTTTTTATGAGAGTTTCAACAGGGATATCATCGGTTATTATGTTTTGTGGTGAGCAAAAGTTGAGGATATTAATATCATCTTCAATTTCCAAAGAGTGTTCGATCATATTTTGATCCTCCTCTTGTAGCTCTACCATCTGATCATTATATattcgtttgtttttgtttagaGAATACAATCGCTTCGGTATGTCACAATTTCTGATTCCACTTGTATGAATCTCATTTACCATAGCTAAACAACTAGCAGACTTAGCATTTTTGTTTAGGGATAATTTAGGGCCATCAATAGAGCTCAGCAGATGTGATGTAGAAGCTGTACAAGCTAAATTACAATTTTCAACTAGATTTGTATAAAATCGATGACAATTAGAAAATTTTGCATATTTCGATATTGGGAAACCTTCCTCACTTTTGATACTAGTGATACTTTCGGTCAAatcaattaatgaatatttttcgttCAAGGTATAACTTCCAACATAAATTATTGATTCAGTTGATAAATTTCTGCTTAAGCTTTTGCACGAAGTTTCTGTTTTCTCCATATCATCAAGTTTTTTTATAACAGTTTTTAACTTTTTGCCTCGATTTGTAGAATACGATgatttcaaatttgtggtcTTTACTGACGAATGAGCTGATATATTACTCTCGTTGTAGCGCTTCTTGGAAATCTACAATATAAACTTGTAACTTCATAATTCTGGATAGTTTATGGTATCTTTACCCTAGGCATCTTGTGAATTAAAATTTACTGCAAGATCGTTTCATTATTCATACTCTACGAAATacgtttgaatttgaatgaaaaattgaattctgcGATTCAGCTTGACGCAATCGtactttcattttattttctgcGCAGACGGTAATGGTTGCTATGCAGATTTTGAACCAATCATATCTTACCATAATTCGGTTAAGTTCGGGAAATTGcgtaattcatttttcaaactcATTGATTAGCGGTCAAAcctttgtatttatctatgatcaAACCATAAAAAAGCCATTGCTTGATAATCACTAGATCTTAGGGCAATTCATTGTTGGTAGAAAGTACCCGTCTTCAATGAAAAATACTGCACTTCATAATCTGAAATGGCATGGTGAGCCATAAAGTGAAGTTTAGTTAAAGTTGAAGATACCGGCGAAGTTGGAGATACAGCGTCATCTATTGACCATATATTGGAAAACACCCTTATAGTTCAAGAGGGCCAAGGGCCTGAAGAGAGGGTTACTCTTTCCTGAATACTCATGAAGAGGATGTTggaaattattattgatatttgtatagattcatattcaaaaaattaccaGAATCGTATACATGGTATTAAGAACAGATTCCTACTTTTTCCCAAAACCAGTCCTACTCGAGCTCCACCCCAAGCCGGCGATTGCGCGGAAAATAATGTTCCATTCATAgaccatagacctataataacatggactggcCCATTTGATTCGTTGTTGTAAATCGAGTAAGTTGCGCTTTGATCACACCACGTTTATTTCTTAACTCTAATGTTGAGTCCATCGTGAAATATGATAGAATTTGAGAATTAggaaagaaaatgaagaagaagaaagaatttgagaattttaaaatgcGATAATATGTAAATGAAGTTGAATGTTGTACAAATGTATGTGGATATAAGGAAATAGGATTGATAAGGATTTGGGGCTCACCTTGCTGATCTTTTGTACCGCTTTCGTGCTTGTATCAAAAGAGACCTGGTGGACACCTTGACTCGCTGAAGTGGCTTCTCCTTTTCAAAGTCGACGATGTACGATGTTGTGCTTCCTTCGCTCGCTGTGGAAAATCTTGAATCGAAAATTATATGCAGTATTATTCAGGACGCAACAGTCTATGGCCCAAAGACAATGTATGGACGCAACATAGTATGCTggataaatatacatatatttggaATATACTACCAGAAAATAGCAAGGTCTTATCCAACTGCAtctggaaaataataaaatctactATAATAGAGGAAAGTCACCAAATATGGAATAGTATCCTAATATGGAATACCTCCATTTCTCTAAAACTATAAGTATGAAACTCAACATTCGACCATCTTCTGTTTCATTCGGTCTACTAACTATCGCACCCACACCATCGAGTCAATTGCGCGAATGCTTCACGTGTGGCAGGCgtattttgttttgttgccGTGCAGAAAATTTTAAAGGTAAGTAATAAACGAGTATTACCAGCTGTTATGTTTGTTTACATAAGTCTTATACTATTTAGTATATCGGTATTATGTTTATTTCACCATTTTGTGATcttttgtcaataaaatattgtgactttaaaaaatatttagagGAGTTTGAACTAgtataaaaatccaaatatggACAGTCGTCGGTGTCTAATTATGGAATATTCCATAATTAGGTTTTAAGATTTCATATGATAGATACTTGCTATTATTAAATATATGTAATGTTTGCTTTTAGAATGTCTGTTTCACAATCAACCAAACAAAAAACCTGGGATGAAGAAAAAATGGCACAAGCTATAAAATTCGTCCAGAGAAACGAAGAAAAGTATCTAGCAGAGGAAGAAAAGCTGCTGTAGCTAGAGTCATAACATCTTCTCCCTACAAAAATgatttagaaaataaaaatatgaagagACAAGAAAAAGAAAGTAAACTAGTCaagacaaagaaaaagaagaaaactgCGAAGAGAAACAAACAAACGGAGAAAAATAGTGAAGAAGAAGACTCTGAGGAACTAGACGTTATTCAGTTTGATGATGGTAGTGAACATGATGAGTTGATGGAACAATTACCTCCTGACTCTGCTGATGCAGAATGTATGTTCTGTTCAAGACTTTTTTCCATGGATAAAAGTGGAGAAAACTGGATTAAATGCTTGATGTGTGGGCTCTGGGCCCATTATGATTGTGCTGGTCCAGAGTTTGATACTTGGATCTGTGACTTTTGCAAGTAATTATGTAACTTCTTTCATTTATcacaatatattatatttatttgattgatcTCAAAGATATTAATGtccatttttgttattgttaagTTGATTTATGCTTATATTCCATATATGGATACCTATTCCATATTTGGTTACTCAtttgtgattttgttttttgtgtTAGATTTTAATTTGATAACTAATATATTTGATTAAAGGCTGTTAATTACTACATATAAATGTATGACTGATTAGTAAAAACATTAAACTGATTTAatttatatgaagttttttttttatatcccaAAAACAAAATGGTATTCCATATTTGGTGACTTTCCTCTATTAAAGGAGAAAGTTGTTTTATTTGCTCAGGGGTTAGCGGTTTTTCATCCCGAGATTTGCGATTGAATCATCATTTTGGCATTCAGTGATCCCTGCCAAATATACCTTTCATTTCCATCATAGAGCATAATGGCGACTCAGCCGTGGCATGTTTTGTTTTAATGGTTTTATAGAGTGGCACAGCCtacgacgccatctctcgggcaagCACAGAGTTACTACATATGTGTTTGAATTCCATTGTTTTATGTCAGTCAACTTATAAATGTGGATAAGATAAAATACACAGAATTTTCTTAACGATTTGTTCATTGCAAACATTTCTTCATTGTTCTCTTATAACTTATAATACAAAAACGGAACATTCAACATTCCATTATCTAACATGATCTAACCTAACGGAACAGTTATTAAGATACTTTAATGGTAATTGGTGTTCTGCACATTATTTTACAAACACGGTGTACAACAATTATTTCAGGCAACATTACGAAAAAATGTATTCACTTATTtaagaatgaattgaaatatcaacTTTTGTTTAGGTATGTGAACATTGTGAACTCTAGTGGTTCTGGAAGagtatgaaaattaaaatgaaatacatattatCTACCTTTCAAAACATATATGTACTTACAAAATTGCAAGGGAATGtgttttttatatattaaaAACGTGATGGTATATTGATtgataattattcaattcaatctgTGTCTGCAGAATTGATTTATGAAAATCTGATTGCTTACGATCTCGTCAACTAGGTTTAGGTCACCATGATATGATATTATGAGCTCGAACCGTCTTTATCAAGCTGGCTTTTCCGAATATACCTACATGATTTATAGTTTGAATTTTCACTATAATCACCAGAATATTATTGTAGCAAAAGCcttagataattttttatagataCCTGCTTGAACGTTAAAATGTTATCTATAAGGAATGAAATTCAGAAGAAGCttgatgaaaatacatataggatgtttcgatctcgATGAAATAGGACTTATTATTTCTTGCAGGTGCTATTCGATGGAAACAGTGTACCTATATAAATTTAGATTTcgcattttttcaacaaattaatGTTTCTATTGAATATGATTAACCTATTTTTaattaaatggaaaaaaatatgaatgcaacagaaaaatttaattcattatgtatttatatatatttgagaaaatattttcattttggcgTCAACGTAATCAgcagattattattattcttctgAAGTTGGATTGCACATTTATATTGAAGTAGGTATCAACGTTGGTTAGTAGGTAACTATAACTGCTATCTGAATGCAATCATTACCatccatgaattttttattcaaacaaataataattgaaaaaattgaatttttaaaaattcataactgaaaaactaaaattctcaagtgtatggtGCTACGAGGATACTCAATACATTAGTTTAAGGGCAGAGTTTTGCAATTAAACGTTTTTAATAGGCATCTCTGAATACGTATCTGAATCATCCTCGATAAATCTTTTTTACATTCCTAgttaaaaatattcttcaagacTACTTCTACGGCATAAGTTCCCCTCAATGATTAGGGTGTAACGTATTCCAGAGAATACTCATGGTCTAGTGGAATAACGGAATTCGGAATGCTCAGCCATTCTTCTTTGTGATGACgtaatcaaatttcaaaaattgtgtCTTTCAGATTTCagatgaaattcaaaatgatcgTTTGGGGCTATACCACTTAGTGACTTTTTTCTTATAGACATGCTCAGAAATCGCCAAAGGACAACAGATAAAGCGGTTTGCAGTGAAGAAGACTTTCAATATGCTAACACGATAATTGATGAAGGGATATCGAAAAGACAAGCTGCAAAACAATATAACATCCCAATCAACACTTTGAGAGATCGAATGAGAAATGAAAATAGGAGCAACCCATGACTAAGTCGTAGGCTCATTTTCATCCCAcagcaaaaaaaatgaaattgttgtaCAAGTTAACTTGCTGAGCTTAACATTATAAAAAACAATGTTGATCAAAGCAGCAGAACAGCagaattggtttgaatataaggCTTCATGAGACACAACCCTTCAGTTTCTGTACGCAAAGCTGAAGCAATTAGATTCAATAGAGTTTCTGCCTTTAACAAAGAATAAATAACACTTTTTTAGAACCAGCTTGGAATCATGATGGAACTACAAGTTCATTCCGATCAATATTTAGAATGCTGACGAAacttgtatagtatatccaaagtcacttggaggaagccagaatgttttgattatacaagggttgtccaagattccagaaattcctttggggtcaATGAATTCATTGCCTAACTAATGGTTATTTGTTAGACACATTTCTCAGCGTTTATTAAATGTAAATGATAAACTTtgaaataaacagaaaaaacgTGAAATTCCATCCTACCTTTAGTGTGAAACCCATAATTTATAGCTTAATCTATGCATGTTCTCTTAATATGTCAATTTCTGTAACTATTACACCAAAAAGAAGTCTTACGGAAAGATGAAAGTCCTGTTTCATTGAGAACTTCGATCCAAAAaatgttctacataattttaaGAGCCTAGAATACATACATTCAATATCTTTTatcttttaaaaaattttaatgaaaggcttatcgaaaattattgaacttttAACTCTAAGGATTGTCATTCGGCCATTGAAAAAGCACAAGGCAATAATCTTATTCTATAATAATACCATCCAATCAAATTATACAGTTCTCTTTCGCGGTTGGCatgttcaaaaaaattcaacaattttaaacaagctaaaaaatttcaatggtAAGCATTGCCCATGATGAATAATTTCTTACTGCTTAATAATATGAAATGTAGTCTACGCAAATAAAAAATCAA includes:
- the LOC123677715 gene encoding uncharacterized protein LOC123677715, with the protein product MPRISKKRYNESNISAHSSVKTTNLKSSYSTNRGKKLKTVIKKLDDMEKTETSCKSLSRNLSTESIIYVGSYTLNEKYSLIDLTESITSIKSEEGFPISKYAKFSNCHRFYTNLVENCNLACTASTSHLLSSIDGPKLSLNKNAKSASCLAMVNEIHTSGIRNCDIPKRLYSLNKNKRIYNDQMVELQEEDQNMIEHSLEIEDDINILNFCSPQNIITDDIPVETLIKTYQVDGTDEFS
- the LOC123677713 gene encoding uncharacterized protein LOC123677713 isoform X2 produces the protein MDKNTEKSNFFLPGSSRIQKIQYSGANHSLANSKFSEEDSFIVNRQSLVKNRNTINPNNTSEDGTDWSCRGNKFIESSQNLCVPSRELYLSCTSSKHISPRKNIDFSQLKKNNAENVSPYSKSTVRRNRKRSGNKDNQQISIDKHFLLSKDIAKKQLLTENSMQNSKFHSKPLNESEKNINVSETENNYDEMGKNESDCKFNMNIALELSSKVLNVDSRRSKSHKKITDYFPLKKSIYQKSSTTGMRSKWISIDLFEQKAVCDETLEKSSDETKNENDEKCLKSTEFLQTYSKSDSIFRGFKNNCMEISVPATELFIKRNVLCDRSEDRKISMKKSCLSSMEQYSSTKKIHKNLNKKKFLTDNEGIRQITSYDNFPKKYKKISIKKIKYDGYSKQINNTIDDRDIEPLQWDYNKSDENKKISSRSLISNHKGEQIFEENISEYRFPSSLEVPEILKDNQMESSSSNIMNDSNQLNFIHDEYDFSSLPQNVNANGEINQTEINCNIPKADSFQEKIPRISTPKIISSKTDEEGKIKNYINYESPNEHSLLVTIHDNLKRKCSSSPEPRPEHKLENQKIVCAIHTNEITQKSDAGNFCVNIKSARQDNDRIDKFQVKMKSNSQTSEINSPFNIAENNICENDNFYGNVEKKYISINTQSSKIDINGTYGYNKETIQKNNQMSRCKAVLPFTTYEYDSLEGVSSSIVRDPECRQYLKDLIEKNNTSGKQLCEKPLHTSGNIIDDIWSSDKNVAHFEEKNFLHYWENILSQNQEDYSQNLIYYNNELGSQRDILEKEKISQEGSEIFQYLLSQNCVESDSLMNNALKNMNTMSQKITQKRCSTFESNSNSNKLLEIALNIYREQMEKSILFRSQSTPTVKSSEFKVIKENENHIYLYKIIRNHNAGISENIDEVFENESSTLCNDYISIRSEADEKILFGLKAICENKSYLYAKMDDGPLSLVRTRLNVINEINNIFEHILNDLDAQKSPYLEIPRQTFDDCMFMNGRLELKSKENLKMIRVKYKSTASQFKFCLMMYILAKVLQVLEANSKITRRELYYQIKHLVSNQGYINRAVRAVSCMLFVGPWDLNIIAHKGMVFGNLKIIMSSNEIVDCNLPGTLIPQDTDEIVEFRSPASFVLVVEKESIFYKLLEENLPNKLIRSFIMITGKGFPDLNTQLFLRKLWMVMSIPILIFTDADPHGVNIMMTYRFGSLVG
- the LOC123677713 gene encoding uncharacterized protein LOC123677713 isoform X1, encoding MDKNTEKSNFFLPGSSRIQKIQYSGANHSLANSKFSEEDSFIVNRQSLVKNRNTINPNNTSEDGTDWSCRGNKFIESSQNLCVPSRELYLSCTSSKHISPRKNIDFSQLKKNNAENVSPYSKSTVRRNRKRSGNKDNQQISIDKHFLLSKDIAKKQLLTENSMQNSKFHSKPLNESEKNINVSETENNYDEMGKNESDCKFNMNIALELSSKVLNVDSRRSKSHKKITDYFPLKKSIYQKSSTTGMRSKWISIDLFEQKAVCDETLEKSSDETKNENDEKCLKSTEFLQTYSKSDSIFRGFKNNCMEISVPATELFIKRNVLCDRSEDRKISMKKSCLSSMEQYSSTKKIHKNLNKKKFLTDNEGIRQITSYDNFPKKYKKISIKKIKYDGYSKQINNTIDDRDIEPLQWDYNKSDENKKISSRSLISNHKGEQIFEENISEYRFPSSLEVPEILKDNQMESSSSNIMNDSNQLNFIHDEYDFSSLPQNVNANGEINQTEINCNIPKADSFQEKIPRISTPKIISSKTDEEGKIKNYINYESPNEHSLLVTIHDNLKRKCSSSPEPRPEHKLENQKIVCAIHTNEITQKSDAGNFCVNIKSARQDNDRIDKFQVKMKSNSQTSEINSPFNIAENNICENDNFYGNVEKKYISINTQSSKIDINGTYGYNKETIQKNNQMSRCKAVLPFTTYEYDSLEGVSSSIVRDPECRQYLKDLIEKNNTSGKQLCEKPLHTSGNIIDDIWSSDKNVAHFEEKNFLHYWENILSQNQEDYSQNLIYYNNELGSQRDILEKEKISQEGSEIFQYLLSQNCVESDSLMNNALKNMNTMSQKITQKRCSTFESNSNSNKLLEIALNIYREQMEKSILFRSQSTPTVKSSEFKVIKENENHIYLYKIIRNHNAGISENIDEVFENESSTLCNDYISIRSEADEKILFGLKAICENKSYLYAKMDDGPLSLVRTRLNVINEINNIFEHILNDLDAQKSPYLEIPRQTFDDCMFMNGRLELKSKENLKMIRVKYKSTASQFKFCLMMYILAKVLQVLEANSKITRRELYYQIKHLVSNQGYINRAVRAVSCMLFVGPWDLNIIAHKGMVFGNLKIIMSSNEIVDCNLPGTLIPQDTDEIVEFRSPASFVLVVEKESIFYKLLEENLPNKLIRSFIMITGKGFPDLNTQLFLRKLWMVMSIPILIFTDADPHGVNIMMTYRFGSLANAHLSHHLAIPKAQWLGVFPSEVAKLNAEKQTLTETEKSVIRNLLKSPYMKLNSKIEEELKIMLQSGYKAGIEGIIKNNTFLSEFYFPLKFYNKDLI